From the Leishmania panamensis strain MHOM/PA/94/PSC-1 chromosome 31 sequence genome, one window contains:
- the AAT25-2 gene encoding amino acid transporter, putative (TriTrypDB/GeneDB-style sysID: LpmP.31.0560): MSGNRESLLDIHKMDEVELQGRRHSDHHEALAAQSVDMEPNWRDVGVVNETSKGRSQTPLFDFSEAPAKKTVDDIDGATESRDLSSAIVLDEAKGGGTKPRRNIFARVFDAIIPNGGLLSGTFNLACVTLGAGIMSIPSAFNTSGILMAVVYLIIITSLTVYSITQLSVAMQKTGIYSFEGLARALFGRGGDIIAAILMWILCLGGAIGFVVAIGDILKPILAHPTVPPFLQQKNGRRCIMTAVWLLFMLPLVLPKRVNSLRYASAIGVLSIMIFVVCVVYHSIAYGFKGGIRKDLATVRPGNAAVSGLSIFCFSYLCQVNVGRIILENTNSTTRKVTLQAILSCSFCGTLYFLTGFFGYAEFGPSLQGNILDKYNPYQSPIFFVVFIGLIVKLCAAFSLNMLACRTALFQVLHWDVETMPYWKHTLVSVPIAIAAFVLGLVVSDINIVFGLAGSLSGGFIGFILPALYVMYAGNWSLKSVGIWHYLGTYFLLISGVIAIVFGTISTVYFSFFV; this comes from the coding sequence ATGTCTGGCAACCGCGAATCATTGCTCGACATTCACAAGATGGATGAGGTGGAGCTACAAGGACGTCGCCACAGCGATCACCATGAAGCACTTGCTGCACAATCGGTGGATATGGAACCAAATTGGAGGGACGTGGGCGTGGTGAATGAGACCTCCAAGGGTAGGAGCCAGACGCCCCTTTTCGACTTCTCAGAAGCTCCTGCGAAAAAAACTGTAGACGACATTGACGGGGCTACGGAGAGCCGGGATTTATCAAGCGCTATTGTGCTAGATGAAGCGAAGGGTGGGGGAACCAAGCCGCGACGAAACATATTCGCTCGCGTCTTCGACGCCATCATCCCGAACGGTGGCCTGCTCTCTGGCACATTCAACCTGGCGTGTGTGACGCTAGGTGCCGGTATCATGTCGATTCCGTCCGCCTTCAACACATCTGGAATACTAATGGCGGTGGTTTACTTGATCATCATCACCAGCCTTACCGTGTATTCTATCACGCAGCTATCCGTTGCCATGCAGAAGACCGGCATCTACAGCTTCGAGGGACTTGCCCGCGCTCTCTTCGGTCGTGGTGGCGACATTATTGCTGCCATACTCATGTGGATTCTCTGCTTAGGTGGGGCGATTGGCTTCGTGGTGGCCATTGGGGACATCCTCAAGCCGATCCTCGCCCACCCTACGGTGCCGCCATTTCTGCAGCAGAAGAACGGCCGGCGCTGCATCATGACCGCCGTCTGGCTGCTATTtatgctgccgctggtgctaCCTAAGAGAGTTAACTCCCTCCGCTACGCCTCCGCCATTGGCGTGCTCTCCATCATGATCTTTGTCGTCTGCGTTGTCTACCACTCCATCGCGTACGGGTTCAAGGGCGGCATCCGCAAAGACCTCGCCACAGTGCGTCCCGGCAACGCAGCCGTCTCGGGACTGTCCATCTTCTGCTTTAGCTACTTGTGCCAGGTGAACGTCGGCCGCATCATCCTCGAGAACACTAACAGTACAACGCGTAAGGTCACGCTTCAAGCGATCCTGAGCTGCAGCTTCTGTGGAACACTCTACTTCCTCACTGGCTTCTTCGGGTACGCGGAGTTTGGACCTTCTCTGCAGGGCAACATCCTCGACAAGTACAACCCGTACCAGAGCCCCATATTCTTTGTTGTCTTTATTGGTCTTATTGTGAAGCTgtgcgccgccttctcgctGAACATGCTCGCCTGTCGCACAGCCCTCTTTCAGGTGCTGCACTGGGACGTGGAGACGATGCCGTACTGGAAGCATACGCTGGTGAGCGTACCAatcgccatcgccgcttTCGTCCTCGGCCTAGTCGTGTCCGATATCAACATCGTCTTTGGCCTCGCCGGCTCCCTCTCTGGCGGCTTCATTGGTTTTATCCTCCCGGCGTTGTATGTCATGTACGCTGGCAACTGGAGCCTCAAGTCCGTGGGGATCTGGCACTACCTCGGCACCTACTTCCTGCTGATCTCCGGCGTCATTGCGATTGTCTTTGGCACCATTTCCACTGTGTACTTCAGCTTCTTCGTCTAA
- a CDS encoding hypothetical protein (TriTrypDB/GeneDB-style sysID: LpmP.31.0600), producing the protein MPLSENALLEQHRPQEQCSTNNKKRRRKNAPPLTSAPTTTQPQQLFSLLPHMANASQPRCTTARNAEKAVRAKIKGKKWNPNAVTTPFNHRARFTKLKRGIHVQRRWALEFLPTPTPQMCACTAAQAERFKASPASLSSLSSTEVWTDNGVNDGDARADVGTRKVCCDSQATVERTVAAMNSLYARLDAAMKSRRYRQAGKLKRCIRAHQLRLRRELQARALQSLLRGDADRSSQALSDTVGAGMQQTHLMVSSSDAALLLSPYRSFYPPSTWLGVGRHPHSAWVDQRTGRYPQICTEEILQAVVRRFMNGDGADRDTLPDPHKALVSAPFSLPLSAALSRSQRAMKSSLFAAAYCTNVLTDMLDDLCFTLLQGLYKEQHDLRKKQPLQFKARQRYVVGFQEVLKCLKAGRVRLVLLATDVEAVEVSVSVLPPPPSQPSVSVSGGYWVPSSSSRPAKKLARKKAFQTLHEAVQLVQQLCGVAGHLARDTVAHLSGHSARAPPLCVSCMSRQRLSYALHAKGSKIGCVAVLQAEKNREALKAVMCYARYLTDAYTTELEATMAAEKQKV; encoded by the coding sequence ATGCCCCTTTCTGAGAACGCGTTGCTGGAGCAGCACCGGCCTCAAGAACAGTGCAGCACCAATAACaagaagcgaaggaggaagaaTGCCCCTCCATTGACGTCCGCACCGACGACtacacagccgcagcagctcttttccctcctcccccacatGGCGAACGCCTCACAGCCCCGTTGTACTACCGCGAGAAATGCGGAGAAGGCCGTGCGCGCGAAGATCAAAGGCAAAAAATGGAACCCAAACGCCGTGACGACTCCCTTCAATCACCGCGCGCGCTTCACAAAGCTGAAGCGCGGCATCCACgtacagcggcggtgggcgcTGGAGTTCTTGCCGACACCGACGCCGCAAATGTGCGCTTGTACAGCTGCGCAAGCAGAGCGCTTCAAGGCTTCTCCAGCTTCCCTCAGCTCCCTATCATCCACAGAGGTATGGACCGACAACGGAGTGAACGACGGTGACGCACGTGCTGACGTGGGGACGCGCAAGGTGTGTTGTGACTCCCAGGCAACCGTCGAGCGGACCGTAGCGGCCATGAACTCACTCTACGCAAGGCTGGACGCAGCCATGAAGAGTCGCCGATACAGGCAGGCAGGGAAGCTGAAAAGGTGTATTCGCGCTcaccagctgcggctgcggcgcgaGTTGCAGGCTCGTGCGCTGCAAAGTCTCTTGAGAGGAGATGCAGACAGAAGTAGTCAAGCGCTGTCTGACACAGTTGGTGCCGGTATGCAGCAGACGCATTTAATGGTTTCTTCCAGTGACGctgcgctgttgttgtcCCCGTACCGAAGCTTTTACCCTCCCTCAACGTGGCTGGGTGTGGGCCGACACCCGCACAGCGCGTGGGTGGATCAGCGCACCGGCCGGTACCCACAGATCTGCACTGAAGAGATCCTTCAAGCGGTAGTGCGTCGCTTCATGAACGGCGACGGAGCAGACCGTGACACCTTGCCCGACCCCCACAAGGCATTGGTCTCTGCTCCGTTTTCGCTCCCACTCAGTGCGGCGCTTTCGCGGTCACAGCGTGCGATGAAGTCTTCACTCTTCGCCGCAGCCTACTGTACTAACGTGCTTACTGACATGCTTGACGACCTCTGcttcacgctgctgcagggccTCTACAAGGAGCAACACGACTTGAGGAAGAAACAGCCGCTGCAGTTCAAGGCGCGGCAGCGATACGTTGTGGGCTTtcaggaggtgctgaagtGCCTAAAGGCAGGGCGCGTGCGGCTCGTTCTGCTGGCGACGGATGTTGAAGCAGTCGAGGTTTCTGTCTCcgtgctgccaccaccaccttctcaACCTTCAGTCAGCGTGTCTGGTGGGTATTGGGTGCCTTCGTCCTCTTCACGTCCGGCAAAGAAGTTAGCACGGAAGAAGGCATTCCAGACACTGCACGAAGCCGTTCAACttgtgcagcagctttgcGGAGTTGCCGGTCATCTCGCACGTGACACCGTCGCCCACCTCAGTGGCCACAGCGCTCGAGCACCACCACTCTGCGTGTCCTGTATGTCGCGCCAGCGACTGTCTTACGCGCTGCACGCGAAGGGCAGCAAGATAGGGTGTGTAGCGGTGCTGCAAGCTGAAAAAAATCGAGAGGCTCTCAAGGCGGTGATGTGCTATGCGCGATACCTGACGGACGCCTACACCACAGAGCTCGAGGCAACGATGGCAGCCGAGAAGCAGAAAGTGTAA
- a CDS encoding C-5 sterol desaturase, putative (TriTrypDB/GeneDB-style sysID: LpmP.31.0580), translating to MAHSHTSLHAVESLYAKMVSLDLGALTRMQKYGAEAAFLGIIFAGFGVYNRVVIPAIEAVVKGRIPVRVKPLEKLSMKDKLYIGFAKVVTALFVYHMCLFIRNTEVSRMSVNFLDRPAVVRSLLWLPVHLPALFILYDLFYTLFHWALHWPPIYPLIHKHHHRQMSPFRGNSDAINDNPVEYVSGEYLHLLALYLLTRMAPVGQVHALTAVLFIFIGGTLASLNHTRLDLHIPYIFNVNAHDYHHRQPRVNFGQYIMFWDWVFGTFQAEGLPSEMSARNCKKAV from the coding sequence ATGGCCCACTCACACACCAGTCTCCACGCCGTGGAGTCTCTCTACGCCAAGATGGTCTCCCTCGACCTGGGAGCTCTGACGCGGATGCAGAAGTACGGAGCCGAGGCCGCGTTTTTGGGTATCATCTTTGCGGGCTTCGGAGTGTACAATCGCGTCGTCATCCCTGCCATCGAGGCAGTGGTAAAGGGGCGCATCCCGGTGCGCGTGAAGCCGCTAGAGAAGCTGTCGATGAAGGACAAGTTGTACATTGGTTTTGCCAAGGTGGTGACAGCTCTCTTCGTATACCACATGTGCCTGTTCATCCGCAACACAGAGGTGAGCCGCATGTCAGTCAACTTCCTGGACCGCCCTGCCGTGGTGCGGTCGCTGTTGTGGCTGCCGGTGCACCTGCCAGCACTCTTCATTCTCTATGACCTTTTCTACACATTATTTCACTGGGCCCTACACTGGCCCCCCATCTACCCCCTCATCCacaaacaccaccaccggcagATGTCTCCCTTCCgtggcaacagcgacgcCATTAACGACAACCCTGTCGAGTACGTCTCCGGAGAGTATCTTCACCTACTGGCGCTGTACCTGTTGACACGTATGGCCCCGGTGGGCCAGGTGCACGCACTGACAGCCGTCCTCTTCATCTTCATTGGCGGCACCCTCGCCAGCCTGAACCATACCCGCTTAGACCTCCACATTCCATACATCTTCAACGTGAATGCACACGACTACCACCACCGACAGCCGCGCGTGAACTTTGGCCAGTACATCATGTTCTGGGACTGGGTGTTCGGCACCTTCCAGGCTGAAGGGCTGCCCTCGGAGATGTCGGCGAGGAACTGCAAGAAGGCAGTGtga
- the AAT25-3 gene encoding amino acid transporter, putative (TriTrypDB/GeneDB-style sysID: LpmP.31.0570) has protein sequence MRAPLGKSVQDLRQREDEQQQQRETHPGDDSAFPRPQLMQDNDDNLKEDDYGSRLRINLSDIDQDPFGMSEVLLDGDRLHRKHNDTCESDHRKDVLESEEEGGEAGQHPPKRPGTLRKAIHVLRFYFNVVVPFGGFLATTFNLASATLGAGIISIPSGFNLSGVIMSCVYLILAGAGTVYSMNLLAKVMIKTGLRSYAQSARMLLGRGADYFLAVLIIIQCFGGSVAYIIATSTLLTPILKAPSAPAFFKTKQGNRVITSVVWLIIMLPLVFPKKVNSLRYVSTFGVLFIVYFVACVIGHSATNGLHDPSIRSEVRLMRTGNEALEGLGVFLFSLMVQLNAYDIFFEMKHKTVFHFTLYTAIATGLCMLLYVLAGVFGYLDFGSKVRDSVLSLYDPIKEPYMAVGYIGIVVKICVAFALHMIPFRDALYHFCRWTPEEVPYWKHCLIMAIPATAALLCGLFIPTINSVLGLLGSFCGGIIGMIMPALFYMYAGHFTLREVGLLNYVATYLLLVGGVVSVVFGTVTTIYSTTQSSFAL, from the coding sequence ATGAGGGCGCCGTTAGGGAAGAGTGTGCAAGACCTTCGCCAGCGGGaggatgagcagcagcagcagcgcgagacTCACCCGGGCGACGATTCCGCCTTTCCGAGGCCACAGTTGATGCAGGACAACGATGATAATCTCAAGGAGGACGACTATGGAAGCCGCCTACGCATCAACTTGTCTGACATCGACCAGGACCCGTTTGGCATGTCGGAGGTACTTTTGGATGGAGACCGGCTTCACCGCAAGCACAATGACACATGTGAGAGTGATCACCGAAAAGACGTGTTGGAAAgtgaggaggaaggtggCGAAGCTGGACAGCATCCGCCAAAGCGACCCGGGACGCTGCGCAAGGCGATCCACGTGCTGCGCTTCTACTTTAACGTGGTTGTGCCATTTGGCGGcttcctcgccaccaccttcaACCTTGCCTCGGCCACTCTCGGTGCCGGCATCATTTCCATCCCCTCCGGCTTCAACCTGAGCGGGGTGATCATGTCCTGCGTCTACCTCATCCTGGCTGGGGCCGGTACGGTCTACTCTATGAATCTGCTGGCGAAGGTAATGATCAAGACGGGACTTCGGAGCTATGCCCAGTCAGCGCGTATGCTGctcggccgcggcgccgactACTTCCTGGCGGTACTCATCATCATCCAGTGCTTTGGCGGGTCTGTCGCGTACATTATCGCAACGAGCACGCTTCTGACCCCCATTTTGAAAGCCCCCAGTGCGCCCGCATTCTTCAAAACAAAGCAGGGCAACCGTGTCATTACATCAGTGGTGTGGCTGATCATCATGCTGCCGCTTGTGTTTCCGAAGAAAGTGAACTCTTTGCGCTACGTGTCCACCTTTGGGGTGCTCTTCATTGTGTACTTTGTGGCGTGCGTAATTGGCCACTCCGCCACGAACGGACTGCACGACCCGTCGATTCGCAGTGAGGTGCGCCTCATGCGCACGGGCaacgaggcgctggagggcCTCGGCGTGTTTCTCTTCAGTCTGATGGTGCAACTCAACGCCTACGATATCTTTTTCGAGATGAAACACAAGACGGTGTTCCACTTTACCCTCTACACGGCCATCGCCACTGGGCTGTGCATGCTGCTCTACGTTCTCGCTGGCGTCTTTGGCTACTTGGATTTTGGCTCCAAGGTGCGAGACTCGGTGCTCTCCCTGTACGACCCCATTAAGGAGCCCTACATGGCGGTGGGCTACATTGGCATCGTCGTCAAGATCTGCGTTGCCTTTGCCCTCCACATGATCCCGTTTCGTGACGCCCTCTACCACTTCTGTCGCTGGACGCCGGAGGAGGTGCCGTACTGGAAGCACTGTCTCATCATGGCGATcccagcgacggcggcgctgctttgcGGCCTCTTCATCCCCACTATTAACTCCGTCCTGGGGCTTCTGGGCTCCTTCTGCGGCGGCATCATCGGCATGATCATGCCAGCGCTGTTCTACATGTACGCTGGCCACTTCACCTTGCGCGAAGTGGGCCTGCTGAACTACGTGGCTACGTATCTTTTGCTTGTCGGGGGTGTTGTTTCTGTAGTTTTCGGCACTGTCACCACCATCTACAGCACCACCCAGAGCTCATTCGCCCTCTAA
- a CDS encoding hypothetical protein (TriTrypDB/GeneDB-style sysID: LpmP.31.0590) — MSYPSLLLPFLCLSEISASCCPNPPPCPPPHCWLPHVYRQLYGIRRLVRRPPGSPTSHTFQSIGLMVSEASAPPPLLSESAENHCAADIYALHHRLSRCVKQVEMLMSSSAGSCAASHYQGNRASTSCIRRLGELLREARRLEQRVAEAAFNMTGNAQETSETVDDSMDAPLRAYYRQQLQARFTHLQHDASAAQRLLTQYLSQAPTLAHFPVSCVGTAPRTLERGLTAVTDASFDSAGRIYSDVVPPQAAYIPPAAVHFIEGASPAATGAQDVSPGLGSVAQPKENPDDKERGPSAAASFAVHPLGTPAAAGAATTPEDCIMKDIQQAIHQMKDGALQMSALMEQEKSQMKSAADLLSVGVAKGQANMHELDRVSYVAEGTRVPWMLKCVPGMAILWCTVLQPMWAFLKQTLMMASIIAVTGGVLLLISVVPRPTVYRVQQSHIHDSRASTLQSTATPPFHELPVSLPALYGKGEPVASELPVLAETVEEVSTLPPHTESPSAELSEDL, encoded by the coding sequence ATGAGCTAtccttctctgcttctcccctttttgtgTCTCTCGGAAATCTCCGCCTCTTGTTGTCctaacccccccccctgccctccccctcactgTTGGCTCCCACACGTGTATAGGCAGCTGTACGGTATTCGAAGATTGGTAAGAAGACCACCTGGGTCTCCCACCTCTCACACTTTTCAGAGCATCGGCCTCATGGTCTCGGAGGcatctgcgccgcctcccctGTTATCGGAGAGTGCGGAGAATCACTGCGCTGCTGATATCTACGCCCTCCATCATCGTCTCAGCCGCTGTGTGAAACAAGTAGAAATGCTCATGTCATCCTCCGCAGGAAGCTGTGCTGCATCCCATTATCAAGGCAACCGTGCCAGTACGTCTTGCATTCGGCGCCTCGGAGAGCTTCTTCGTGAAGCCAGACGGCTCGAGCAACGTGTCGCCGAGGCGGCATTCAATATGACCGGCAACGCGCAAGAGACGTCGGAGACAGTAGACGACAGTATGGACGCTCCCCTGCGCGCGTACTACCGCCAacagctgcaggcgcgcttCACTCACCTTCAGCACgatgccagcgctgcgcagcggcttCTAACGCAGTATCTCTCGCAAGCCCCTACGCTTGCGCATTTCCCTGTCAGCTGCGTAGGCACTGCGCCTCGCACCCTCGAGCGCGGCTTAACCGCTGTCACTGATGCCTCCTTCGATAGCGCAGGTCGCATCTATTCGGATGTTGTGCCGCCCCAGGCGGCGTACATCCCGCCGGCTGCAGTTCACTTCATCGAAGGCGCTTCTCCCGCTGCGACTGGCGCGCAGGATGTGTCACCGGGGCTGGGAAGCGTAGCCCAGCCGAAGGAAAACCCCGATgacaaggagagggggccAAGCGCTGCGGCATCCTTTGCGGTACATCCGCTCGGCacgcccgctgctgccggcgccgccaccaccccggAGGACTGCATCATGAAGGATATTCAGCAGGCCATTCACCAGATGAAAGACGGCGCCTTGCAGATGAGTGCACTGATGGAGCAAGAGAAGTCACAGATGAAGTCTGCCGCCGACCTTCTGTCCGTCGGCGTAGCCAAGGGTCAGGCAAACATGCACGAACTCGATCGCGTCTCCTACGTGGCCGAGGGGACGCGTGTTCCGTGGATGCTAAAATGCGTGCCGGGCATGGCTATCCTTTGGTGCACAGTGCTGCAACCAATGTGGGCCTTTCTCAAGCAAACGTTAATGATGGCGTCCATTATCGCGGTGACCGGCGGCGTATTGCTGCTTATTAGCGTCGTGCCGAGGCCGACAGTGTATCGTGTACAGCAGAGCCACATTCATGACAGTCGTGCATCTACTCTCCAAAGCACAGCTACACCGCCTTTCCATGAATTGCCGGTCTCGCTGCCAGCATTGTATGGGAAAGGGGAGCCCGTTGCGAGCGAGTTGCCAGTCCTAGCAGAGACTGTGGAAGAGGTGTCGACGTTGCCGCCTCATACAGAGAGTCCCTCCGCTGAGCTGTCGGAGGACTTGTGA
- a CDS encoding hypothetical protein (TriTrypDB/GeneDB-style sysID: LpmP.31.0610) — protein MDAAGAHGETRTIPLQLDIGYVDVPRDACFSWLQHKYANIKPVAETPSPDSKEKKPRIDSALLQRLENDAIACDELRWRAFSFPSHPHHPLNVNYRHDPGRKAGTPATAIALHRTKQRSSQEAELAADGQKAPYTLVISTRADSEAKRCSMKDKRKARDSSAAAVVAASDVPVLKVEELLDKVIQEEKQVYWCRVLGEENVGHEAPGTSTWAARRIARSWRPLLGGYVSAPGNVDQARFLIFPQSGHPTVDTRDPKALFNAPGKSLDSPQSVPYYVRGSASWKVEESNPAAGAAAPARATRDELSDASATRGGLHHSLTYARINPVTAPEQRNWADAVEISTTHQLTRTERQYSPERAKVQRVTLLEDSFAVKMSQGNPRHSTLISATRSTVMNSGAKHQGAVPASSSASKKSSKKGTASVDPNDALLQLHVEDVYDSSVQHFVLPSIWQRWMGPGAATAFTNKSEHVTDSYSLDNVSRVLYRMRWSGGPGVELCQAGGGTDGADSAKSLSAHTSYLTIFGKLWSESWVQVPLSSRWTLTLRNQSSVVMPLEWNAVVAPPTASKGGTDAEPADAAPLASEGTGSWMGRVCMHPYFWATQGPRWDAALVRGFSNDYNGLHHARRWYSIVSAELELKRGKQAGSRARGKRSHRAAPPPPQKNSSTGGEGENETTMPGGNTEDSTLVAGNRWRGTSLTAFANACMVDNVRDYPRASVGFSFVSHIPRLAITPFNEIVPRKFECCLSWFAAFKPVTGDGASSKGGKGNTGFGVELQSGLSHAGLSAASPTTTADGMPLLRVSPVETFQHVKCGLTWLFDD, from the coding sequence ATGgatgcagctggcgctcACGGTGAAACCCGCACCATCCCCTTACAGCTCGATATTGGCTATGTAGATGTGCCACGCGATGCATGCTTTTCCTGGCTGCAGCACAAGTACGCCAACATCAAGCCTGTAGCGGAGACCCCTTCTCCAGACtcgaaagaaaagaagccGCGCATTGACTCGgccctcctgcagcgcctcgaaAATGATGCAATAGCCTGCGATGAACTGCGGTGGCgggccttttccttcccgtCGCACCCACACCATCCTCTGAACGTCAACTACCGGCATGACCCTGGCAGAAAGGCTGGCACGCCAGCCACGGCGATCGCGCTACACCGCACAAAGCAACGCTCCTCGCAGGAAGCAGAGCTAGCTGCAGACGGACAGAAAGCACCCTACACTCTCGTCATTAGCACTCGGGCAGACAGTGAGGCGAAGAGGTGCTCCATGAAGGACAAGCGAAAGGCAAGGGACAGctcagccgctgctgtagTAGCCGCCAGCGATGTACCCGTACTGAAGGTGGAGGAACTGTTGGACAAAGTCATccaggaggagaagcaggtgTACTGGTGCCGTGTTCTAGGCGAAGAAAATGTCGGCCACGAGGCTCCTGGCACGTCCACCTGGGCAGCTCGGAGGATCGCACGCAGCTGGAGACCACTTCTGGGCGGCTACGTGAGCGCGCCGGGCAACGTTGATCAGGCGCGCTTCTTAATCTTTCCGCAGTCCGGACACCCCACCGTGGACACACGTGACCCCAAAGCGCTCTTCAATGCGCCTGGCAAGTCGCTTGACAGCCCACAGAGTGTGCCGTATTACGTacgcggcagcgcgagctGGAAAGTTGAGGAAAGCAACCCGGCTGCaggggctgcagcaccagcccGCGCAACTCGGGATGAACTGAGCGATGCATCAGCGACGAGGGGAGGCTTGCACCATAGCCTCACCTATGCGCGCATCAACCCTGTGACAGCACCAGAGCAACGCAACTGGGCCGACGCGGTGGAAATCTCTACCACACATCAGCTGACCCGCACGGAGCGCCAGTATTCACCGGAAAGGGCGAAGGTGCAGCGGGTGACGCTGCTCGAGGACTCGTTCGCTGTCAAGATGAGCCAAGGCAACCCACGCCACAGCACTCTCATTTCCGCAACGCGCTCCACTGTGATGAACAGCGGAGCCAAGCACCAGGGCGCGgtccccgcctcctcctctgcctcaaaGAAGAGCTCCAAGAAGGGGACGGCGTCAGTGGATCCAAAcgatgcactgctgcagctgcatgtCGAGGACGTCTACGACAGCAGCGTGCAGCACTTTGTGCTTCCCAGCATCTGGCAGCGCTGGATGGGGCCTGGTGCAGCCACAGCCTTCACAAACAAATCTGAGCACGTGACTGACTCGTACTCACTCGACAATGTGTCGCGTGTTCTCTACCGCATGCGCTGGTCAGGCGGGCCGGGAGTGGAATTGTGTCAGGCCGGTGGCGGCACGGACGGCGCAGACTCAGCGAAGTCACTCTCCGCGCACACGTCGTACCTGACTATCTTTGGCAAATTATGGTCAGAGTCGTGGGTGCAGGTGCCACTGTCCTCGCGGTGGACGCTGACGCTGCGCAACCAGTCTTCCGTGGTCATGCCACTGGAGTGGAATGCTGTTGTGGCCCCACCAACGGCATCCAAAGGGGGTACAGATGCGGAGCCAGCGGACGCTGCTCCACTTGCATCCGAGGGAACCGGCTCTTGGATGGGTCGAGTTTGTATGCACCCGTACTTCTGGGCGACTCAGGGGCCTCGGTGGGACGCAGCGCTCGTACGCGGCTTTAGCAATGACTACAACGGTCTCCATCACGCACGGCGGTGGTACTCGATTGTCTCAGCGGAGCTAGAactgaagagagggaagcaggCGGGCAGCAGAGCACGCGGCAAGAGGAGCCaccgcgctgcgccaccgccaccgcagaagaacagcagcacaggtggcgaaggagagaatgAGACGACGATGCCTGGCGGAAACACGGAAGACTCAACACTAGTAGCTGGGAACCGGTGGAGGGGCACCTCGCTGACGGCCTTTGCCAACGCCTGCATGGTCGACAACGTGCGCGACTACCCGCGCGCCTCCGTTGGCTTCTCGTTTGTCTCGCACATACCGCGCCTCGCCATTACTCCTTTCAACGAAATTGTCCCTCGAAAGTTCGAGTGCTGCTTGAGCTGGTTTGCCGCCTTCAAGCCCGTCACAGGCGACGGAGCTAGCagcaaaggagggaaagggaacACTGGGTTCGGGGTGGAGCTGCAGAGCGGATTATCACACGCTGGGCTCTCTGCCGCTTCGCCAACAACGACAGCTGACGGCATGCCGCTCCTGCGTGTGTCACCTGTGGAGACGTTTCAGCACGTGAAGTGCGGACTGACTTGGCTCTTTGACGACTAA